One Megamonas hypermegale genomic window carries:
- a CDS encoding SIMPL domain-containing protein, with product MRKFKILGLMTVFCLLLSCSMAFAQEVRTISVDGTSVIKTMPDQATINISIENTAKDAKEASAKNAIVMNRIQKDILALSITKDKIKTTNYNLYPVYNRKDNGTQEITGYNVSNQITVTVDNIDLVSTVIDTAINAGANSVNSIEFGLKDSQSFKDKALVQAINNAKRKADIIASTLGKNVTNVVNVNSNNSYIEARTFNSLMYAKSADAGIGGVSSPIQAGDISVKANVSIVFEIN from the coding sequence ATGCGTAAGTTTAAAATTTTAGGATTGATGACTGTTTTTTGTTTGCTCTTGTCTTGTAGTATGGCTTTCGCTCAAGAAGTCAGAACTATTTCCGTTGATGGTACATCTGTGATAAAAACAATGCCAGACCAAGCTACTATCAATATCAGCATTGAAAACACAGCTAAAGATGCCAAAGAAGCATCTGCTAAAAATGCTATCGTTATGAACAGAATTCAAAAAGATATATTAGCTTTATCCATAACAAAGGATAAAATAAAAACTACCAACTATAATCTTTACCCTGTTTATAATCGCAAAGACAACGGCACTCAAGAAATCACAGGATACAACGTTTCCAATCAAATAACTGTTACTGTAGATAATATTGACCTCGTCAGCACCGTTATTGATACAGCTATCAATGCTGGTGCAAATAGTGTAAATTCAATTGAATTCGGTTTAAAAGACTCTCAATCATTTAAAGACAAAGCATTAGTCCAAGCAATAAACAATGCTAAGCGCAAAGCAGATATCATTGCTAGTACCTTGGGTAAAAATGTCACAAATGTCGTAAATGTAAATTCTAATAATAGCTATATTGAAGCAAGAACCTTTAATAGCTTAATGTATGCTAAATCTGCTGATGCTGGCATTGGCGGTGTTTCATCACCAATTCAAGCAGGCGATATCAGCGTAAAGGCTAATGTTTCCATTGTATTTGAAATAAATTAA
- a CDS encoding GNAT family N-acetyltransferase, which yields MISYKFFNQLPKEAMYIRETVFIKEQGFHNEFDDIDAKAIHLIIYIDDNAVGNVRTFVDEKEPFTYIIGRLAVLKDYRKLHLGQKLIQLIETKIKKLGGKKAILSAQCQAQKFYEKLGYIASGDVYLDEHCPHIHMEKILL from the coding sequence ATGATATCTTATAAATTCTTTAATCAATTACCCAAAGAAGCCATGTACATTCGTGAAACCGTCTTCATCAAAGAACAAGGCTTTCACAATGAGTTTGATGATATCGACGCAAAAGCCATTCATTTAATCATCTACATCGATGATAATGCTGTAGGCAATGTAAGAACTTTCGTCGATGAAAAAGAGCCTTTTACTTATATCATAGGCAGATTAGCTGTCTTAAAAGATTATCGCAAGCTTCATTTAGGGCAGAAATTAATCCAATTAATCGAAACTAAAATAAAAAAATTAGGCGGTAAGAAAGCTATATTATCAGCGCAATGCCAAGCACAAAAATTTTACGAAAAGCTCGGTTATATCGCTAGCGGTGATGTATATCTTGATGAACATTGCCCTCACATCCATATGGAAAAAATTTTATTATAA
- a CDS encoding PepSY domain-containing protein — protein MKKVIAVICILVIGFIGGFYLSNSSLFNSSNNQKPSTASNTPSTTTSNKPATNNGNITEDDAKTIALHDAKVSPNGIYNMRSHAENYYGVDIYDVEFDTEDKQFNYNIDKQNGDIYSMDYEVDDRYLRNLPDNPISEQEAIDLVVQNISGAQASDIKLRRDHDDHYTEYEGQAIINNIRYEFTINADKGIIKEWDVDYKTH, from the coding sequence ATGAAAAAAGTCATTGCTGTTATCTGCATTTTAGTAATCGGTTTTATCGGTGGTTTTTATTTATCTAATTCATCACTGTTTAACTCATCTAACAATCAAAAACCATCTACAGCTTCTAATACTCCATCAACTACGACTTCAAATAAACCAGCAACAAACAATGGTAATATTACAGAAGACGATGCTAAAACCATCGCATTACATGACGCTAAGGTCAGCCCTAATGGCATTTACAATATGCGCTCTCATGCAGAAAATTATTACGGCGTTGATATTTATGATGTAGAATTTGATACAGAAGATAAACAATTCAACTACAATATTGACAAACAAAACGGCGATATTTACTCCATGGATTATGAAGTAGATGACCGCTATTTACGCAATCTTCCAGACAATCCTATTTCTGAACAAGAAGCTATTGATTTAGTAGTGCAAAATATCTCTGGTGCACAAGCAAGCGATATTAAACTTCGCCGTGACCACGACGACCACTATACAGAATATGAAGGTCAAGCTATTATAAACAACATACGATATGAATTTACCATAAATGCTGATAAAGGCATAATCAAAGAATGGGATGTAGACTATAAAACACACTAA
- a CDS encoding trimeric intracellular cation channel family protein codes for MTILWIFFEVAGTIAFAISGALVGISRRMDIFGILVLALSTAIGGGIIRDVLVGNIPPNSFKSPLYIALTALTTLIIFIIYRQKLLNYRSKQKIRKYYLVADTLGLASFTVTGTTIGFSTYPQYPLLSITLGLVTAIGGGIIRDILAQRIPSVLQEEIYALPAILGACVYLLIANFNLFLAVPISFLAVFIIRIIGIYYRLNLPKVN; via the coding sequence ATGACAATTTTATGGATTTTTTTTGAAGTAGCTGGTACTATTGCCTTTGCTATATCAGGTGCATTAGTGGGAATTTCTCGCCGTATGGATATTTTTGGTATTTTAGTATTAGCACTCAGTACAGCTATCGGTGGCGGTATTATCCGCGATGTTCTCGTCGGCAATATTCCGCCTAATTCTTTTAAATCACCACTATATATAGCCTTAACAGCTTTAACCACCCTAATTATCTTTATAATATACCGCCAAAAATTATTAAATTACCGTTCTAAACAAAAAATACGCAAATATTATTTAGTAGCTGATACATTAGGCTTAGCATCATTCACAGTAACAGGAACGACTATTGGTTTTAGCACATATCCTCAATATCCGCTTTTATCTATAACATTAGGACTTGTTACAGCCATTGGCGGTGGCATTATCCGCGATATCTTAGCCCAGCGTATACCATCTGTCTTACAAGAAGAAATTTACGCTCTACCAGCAATACTTGGCGCATGTGTATATCTTTTAATAGCTAATTTCAATTTATTTTTAGCTGTGCCAATTTCATTTTTAGCTGTGTTCATCATTCGTATTATTGGTATTTACTACCGATTAAATTTACCTAAAGTCAATTAA
- a CDS encoding exodeoxyribonuclease III gives MLKLVSWNVNGLRACMNKGFMDTFNDLDADVFCLQETKMQPHQLQLDLPGYYQYWNSADKKGYSGTAIFTKQKPISESYGLGIDEHDHEGRVITLEFEKYYMVCVYTPNSKRELERLDYRMVWEDDFRAYVTKLNEQKPVVICGDLNVAHTEIDLKNPKTNRRSAGFTDEERNKLTELLAAGFTDSFRYLYPDKTGIYSWWSYMRKARENNAGWRIDYFIVSNSLQDKIKQAGIHNEYFGSDHCPVSLQLDL, from the coding sequence AATGTAAATGGACTTAGAGCGTGCATGAATAAAGGTTTTATGGATACCTTTAATGATTTAGATGCAGATGTTTTTTGCCTGCAAGAAACGAAGATGCAACCGCATCAATTGCAATTGGATTTGCCTGGTTATTATCAGTATTGGAACAGTGCTGATAAAAAAGGTTATTCAGGAACGGCAATATTCACTAAACAAAAACCTATTTCAGAGTCTTATGGTTTAGGAATTGATGAACATGACCATGAAGGACGTGTAATAACATTAGAATTTGAAAAATATTATATGGTATGTGTATATACGCCAAATTCTAAACGAGAATTAGAACGCCTTGATTATCGCATGGTTTGGGAAGATGATTTTCGTGCTTATGTAACTAAATTGAATGAACAAAAACCTGTGGTAATTTGTGGTGATTTAAATGTTGCACATACGGAAATCGATTTAAAAAATCCTAAGACAAATCGTCGGAGTGCCGGTTTTACTGATGAAGAACGCAATAAACTGACTGAACTACTTGCGGCTGGTTTTACAGATAGTTTCCGTTATTTATATCCAGATAAAACGGGTATATACAGTTGGTGGTCATATATGCGCAAAGCACGTGAAAACAATGCGGGATGGAGAATTGATTATTTTATCGTATCCAATAGTTTGCAAGATAAGATAAAGCAAGCGGGTATTCACAATGAATATTTTGGCAGTGACCATTGTCCAGTGAGTTTACAACTTGATTTATAA